The Amaranthus tricolor cultivar Red isolate AtriRed21 chromosome 14, ASM2621246v1, whole genome shotgun sequence DNA window cctttaaaaattaatttataattttaatattagcaaatataaataaaattttattattttagagTTACTTTTAAAAGAGACAGTCTTTCGGTGAAACAACCTTAAATAATAAGTCTATATTTTCATGATATATAGgacatactccctcctattcaccttaggtgtcccatttacttttgagacactattcatttatcactcttaaattgcactttattattaatctataggttaaaacatagtcatgtgggattttatttgattcgttttgatgtaaagattattaatatcaactttttataatttttaattatacataactcgatatattaaggatttaataagtgcattggatagagtgcataaagtaaatgagacatttaagatgaataggagggagtattatttaaccAATATACATGTCGCGTTTCTTGATAAGACTGTCTAatacaataatttgtattattttattataatggtAAATCATATTTCAATACAACTCAAAATCTGCAAGGGAAAATTATAATGAAAacctataataataaaaagaaatggatttaattaaaggcatttaaaattaaaattacagataaagataaaaaaaataaataaataaaaccccCTTTCTCCCCAAATCCCATTTGCCAAAACCTACAGCAAtttaaagagagagaaaaaattTGAAGGTTCTGCCATGACGTTTACCCTGCATCATTATCACTGTTTAGTAGAGtatggaaaataaaaatttcttttaaaattttcaaatgctaAAAACCCAATAATACATCAATCATGTAGCCATATCCGATATcccaaatgaaaattttatgccaTTATTTGCGTAAATATTCTTATACCCACCAAATCCCAAAAATAAAATCCTTACTCCAAATCAAATAATACAGTGTAATGTTCTTTGAAATTGAGATTTGGAGATTATATTAAAgagattacaaaaaaaaaaaggaattcaAATGATTTACTTACTTGAAAGAAGAAAAATTAGTTTTGgcatttgataattaataagaaGAATATTGAGGAAGAAGACAATCAAGCATAGAAAGAATcaattttgaaaacaaaattaatcttACCGATAATTACTATTCTGCTTTAATGGGAAAGTGAATAGTCAACTAAGAattatactacctcctatttcgtgtgtctcattttcttttatggtaaagtcaccttaattgttctatttttatttttggtatgggtttttgacttttatgtccttaataactttatcctattttcaattataccctccattacccatactaattttcctcccttacattaaaaaacacataatatcaccctctttcctacccttaaaGTCCCACTTTTAattctccttaaaatccgtaaaaagttaaatgggAGGGAGTAATTTGTAAGGGTAAAATCTGTATTAGTGTTTGGGCCGTCAAAGTTGCGTTAAATATTACCCAGTTAGGTTTTCACTCATCACTCAACCATATCTTCAAAGTCATAGCTTAATGGGAATTTAATCGGGTTCGGGTCATTACCCAGTCGGATTTTCAGATACATCatcgactatatatatatgtagttcCAAACTTAGCCAAATTTCCTCATCTCATAGATAAAATATCGCGCTACTTTCACTATTTTTTATGTTTGGACTTGTAATTTGGTAGTTTACTCTAAATAAGCTATTAGGGCTCTTTGTAAacctaacattttttttaagaatttgtCACCTttaattagtaagttttcttttaattttgcatttttatttcatgttttgttctttattttcttcGAATGATCGTGCTTTGCTTTGTTGAAATTATTCTTGTTTATACATGCAGCGATACATGTCTAGCTAATTTTAGCCTAAAGAAGTAGGAGAAATTCAAGTTAAATAGTAGAGTAACTTGATGAACAAATATTAgggtttttaaatggtttatgatttttctttttttacatGTAAAAAGATGCACGTTAAGTTATAATTTATAGCCACAACCAgataattatagttataatatgTCCGTACAATAACATAGAAAGATTGTTAGTCTCCTCATGATTAAACTTGTAGGTTTAGAAATAAACCAAGCTTATTTCTAGATATGAGTTATACGTATATCTAAGATTAATTCTGccctaattatattttatttttgtaattcatGAATTCATTGTTGTGACAATACATAGAGGATTGCTCAATGACCCTAGGCTTCACATATTGATCAATTTCTTGTTTAATTACTGTCAATCTATGCTTAGTTATCCGTAATTATTAACTAACATTAATTGCTTACTTTTCATGGGTTCAACCAATTTGCCATAAAGACTTGTTTGGTCTTATGAAAAACTGCAATTGAATAGCTTGATTCATTGAATCATATTTGTCATGGTATGCTATAATGACTTATCcaaggaagaaaagaaaaagaaaacatttATGTATCAATTACATATTTGTATTTAGTCGGTGATTCACCAGAATAGACTCTTTGGAGCTGAAGATAtaacatttaatatttttaattttgtttatcttATGATGTActtatgtttaaaattattatgaaagCTTTTGTGTTTAGAAAGATAGAATTATTTTTGTTCTCAGTTTACATGTGAATAAGAGTTAGTTTTTGAAGCCTTGATACTTGTTCCCTCCCTCATTCTCCCCTTATTTATCTGAAAAGATGGTTGGACTGTTTTATTCTCACAACTGTAGAGGCAGATCTAATGACTAATCCTGGTAGGTAAGTGATAACacttaaaaaatagtaaaaatctCATGATACTGTAATTAAGAGTAAAAAATGAACTTGGCTTAGTTGATTAGGCAAGTCACCTTCCATACAAGGTGTAAGGGATCAAGCCTTACTATTAGCAAGAATTTGCATTTTACTTGTATTTTTTGAGTTATTAGGGACATCACTTTTTTTCTTGACTTTCCATGCACACACCCAACTTGGGCTACGTCTTTGGTGGTGGTGTGCGGTTTCCTGATTTATATTATAACAATGGAGCTTAAAGAAATCTTACAATGAAAGAATTACACTATAGAATAGAAGAGAATAATTtggctatgtgtttaggcttaAATGTTAGAATAATTAGATGATTATATGAGCATATAATATATGCCTCCTATTTATAAGAACTAGGAACTTAAATGAGTTACATATTAAAAGCCATGAAGTAAATAATATACCAACATCTATAAAGTTCTAATAGTCCAAGACAAAATCTAAGGCCAGTGAGGTGCTCATTCGAGTGCCAGGTGTACTTGTTCGTGCACCTTAATTCTTCATTCACTGTCTGCACTTTGTTGGTGCTCGTTCGAGCGGCTATTAAGCTTGTTTGAGCACTCCTCTTCTGGATCTTTTGTTTGCTTCTGAACTATTGTCTTGTACAAAGCAAGTGGCACACTCCTGATGCCCTATTGTAGCACATCGGACATCATATGACTTTTGCACTTTCTCATTAAGAACATCGATCATACAcctcattattcatcatttaagGTCACCTTCATTGCATTCATAACTTTCATACATTAACACAAACTCTTAATTCGCATTTTTAATGTACACTCTTAACGCACATCCTTAATGCACACCCTAATGATGCACTCAAGTCAGTATAACTTTAACATCACCTATTTCTTCAATTTTTCCTAATCTTCATTCTAAATTAGTTCATCAAAAGTTTAAGGTGATAAAAAAGAATcaataaaatttgttaaattgtattctattgcttttatttattttataatagttGTTCATGCTTGACTAGAGTAGTTTTGCCATGCGCCTAAATTTCGGATTTTCTTTTGCAGGAAATAGAAACCAATACATATAAATTGGGTgtcttttgaagatgaacattTCTTTTATTTCTACACATGAATGAGAGTTAGGTATATTCAACAATTTTATTATGATACAATAAGATATTATAATTTCCAAATTATAAGATCTTTTATATTTGGAAAGATaagattatttttctttttaattcttatgtTGATCATTGGGTTGGGCTAGATAAGTAGATGGTTGGTCTACTTTCTTCTCACAAGCTCTGgtttctttcttttcctttttttttttttttaattcttggTCTTGGTTTTTAGTGTAGCAAGAATGTAAGGAGATCCAAATGAATCAACAAACTTTCTTACATGTTGATATGATTttggaaaatttgtaaataatattctCAACTATTGCTCATTGATTTAAAATACCTTTAACTATATTATTTAATCATGTATATTTTCAAGTATTAATATACTTAACCTTGAAATACCCTTACTATTACTATTGACTCAAAATACTACAAAAAAGCTGATTGAAAATAATGTACATCGTATTCAAGGTTAAGTATCCTAATATTTTAGATGTAGAGTTAAATAATAGTTTGAAGTATTTTGAATCAATGAGTAATAgttatgagtatgatttacaaattttcctataatttATTCcaccaagaaaaagaaaaagaagaattcGTTCAAACAAAAGATACAATCcaaattttattgtattttgtttAGCTAGCTTGATATTTTTGTGAATACATAGTtcattgtaaattgtaatgatAAATGTTTGCAACTTTTCCTCTTTATGTAATTTCTATCCATGGAATAAATTTGACAAGCTTATTTCttgttcaaaataattattacgTTTCAATATTTTCTTCTTTAAAGTTCCTTACAATTTAAgaagaaataaaaatcaaattactaatttataatataaaatcttcattgattaaatttttatcCACCTAGGCAACAGATTTTTAAAAGGGAGACATAATCTCTATTAATTATGACatagaaaaatcaaatatatagCCCGATGGGTGTATTATAAAGTTAGATGACATACTTAATTATCTATGAATCTGCGCAGACGAACAAACTAACATGCAATATATACTAGTACTGAATGATTAGATATTAAGTAGGTAGATACATATTTTTTAACCAATAATTCACAAAAATagtgcaagaaaaaaaaaaaaaaaaaaaaaaaaaaaaaaaacattggtacattattgatttttctatGCTCCTTAGGTAGTTCTTAATCTATTCCATACTTTTTCCTTAACTCCAATGCATAATTATAGATTTGAACCTCATCAAGAACAACTTTTTTGACACTATCTCTCTCCATACATCTCTTACCCCATGCAATAAGTTTTGGGCACTCAGATTGTATGTCTAATTTAGTAAACTTTTGAAAGGTATAAAACCAACTATAAATAGAAATTAGTGCAATATCACAATATCCAAAAGTATTTCCTCCAAAATAAGGCTTGTCTCCAAGCTCTCCTTCCACCATTTTAAGGAAGTTCAAGAAATCATCCTTCTCTTTTTGTTGAATTTCGCTTTTTTGTGTCCATAACTTGGTGAGAACCTCCGGAAACtgaataatcaccaataaaattaGCAATCGATAATAATTCTAACGTTATTAAGTGGCTACCACTTATTGGAATGGAGGTTGGAACAGTTGAATGTATACAATATTACCCTTgttaatgattaataaagatgTTTGCAATTGACTCTGATAGTAAACTTCATATAAAACTTTACATGAATAAGAAATacacataatttaattagtttttttatttagttattttaaaCATGACATATAAGAGTagcaaaaattgacattaaaagaaagtgtcaaaatttgcatttgaaaatacatttttttttgtcaaaaattattctattatttatttttgtttttttttgtcaattctAGCTAATAACTTTTCTTTGTAAAACATTACCCAATATACCAACTAAATTTCTCATCTAATTGATGGTTAAATAAGAGCAaactaattttaaaacaaaaacgaAGACATATTTTTTCGGAATATGTATAAGCCCTAAAATTTTACTCTTTACTGTGTCAAATTATTAGTCCGTCCTTAACATTCACAACTtactaaaattatattttcaaatatgaCACTCTTCActttaattcttattcataTCACGCATTTTCCTCGACtcttaataaaatattacttttttccCAATTTTTATTGAAACAGAAAATTATTCTTATCATAAAGGACTAAAGAGTAATTTTCTCCAAATTAATcctaatttacaaaaataatttgATTGGAGAGCAATAAGCTAGAATCAAATCTAGCATGCTATATAGAATCTCacctaaaaaaatttatgtttattttaattgaaataaattctaactgaataaaatttgattcttataaaaaatttcataaatcaaaaataaataaaggaaaaataattaaaaaattttcataaatcaaagataaataaaggaaaaataattaaaaaaaaaaaaaacctttttatcAAAAGTGTAAGCCCAAAACCGAGCTTGAGAAGTATCATAAGGATGAAAGGGCATCAAAGATGGGGACTTATGCTTCCATACCTCATCGATATACTCCACTATTAGTAAAGATTCACAAACCGGTTTACCATTATGTATTAGGACCGGGACTTTCTTGTGAACCGGGTTCATCTCCATAAGAAGAGAACTTTTGGAAACCATGATATGATCTTCATGGAGACATTCATAGTTAGTGATACCTTTCTCTTCTAATGCTAATTTGACTCTTGCTACAAATGGACTTGCCCAATAATCTAATAGCACTAGATCTTCTTCTTTTGATGACATTTTTTCACTTTAATTGGATCacttttgggtatttttatgattttatcaaTGAATTTTGATTATTAGCTagctaatttataattattaccAAAgggactattatttttttaaggacATTTCCTCAAAGTTTCTAATATGAACACTGCAGGTGTCTCGTTTGTGTTGTGCCATGAAGTTTCACTTTGACTAATCTTTATTGGATTTTAGTCTTAGGtaatacttatttatatcattaatTATAGAATATTTCTGgtctaaaattttaaacttttacgAATTACAGCTTTAGTGCTtaatttttgcgaattacaatcaCTAAAGTTTTAAAGTCTTTAACGATTAGGTCAAATTACAGAATTTCGACCATTTaacttaaaattctaaccacaaaAATGAATGAGATTTTATAATTTGgcctaaatattataaattttaatattttaatgactgtaatttatataatttataagaaataaatattataaatataacttaaaaaagtgttaaatttttaaaatgtaattcataaattattgttaattataatattataatatgagAATTTTTCACTTAAAAGAAAACGTAATGAGTGAAAATGGAACAGACAAGTATATTAATTAGAATAGTGTATGATGATGTCACTGCTTCCGTTGCATCAGTTTGAACTAATCAATTCATGTCGCGAAGGAGCTGGTCAAAGGTACATCTTTGTTATAAATTCTTATACCTCCCCTTAAgtttttaattaagttaatttctTCACATGGTATTAGATGTTGATAAGAGATTACGGATTCGAATCTCAGTCATAactcattataaataaaatatttagtgCCGGATATGAGGTGGCTGTgcacatccacacttctaactcAATGCACTCTCGTGTGAgggagtatataatattttttgatacCTCAACTATTAGCTTAACCTTGTAGTTAAGTTGATTTCTTAACAATCTTAAAAATCAATCCGGcccaaaaatgaataaaattggTAATCCAAATTGACCCAATCATAAATCATGATAAGAGTGAATAGGGACAATAACAAGTCAAATCTAATCTCAAGTTATGGTGATCCGTAATTAATTGAACTAAATTGGAGCCGATGTTGGTTTTTGATCTAATATAGAACTGATTACTTTGTATATCAGTCATCGACTTACACCCAACCTGATATTGAAAAAACTAGTATTCATTTTTATGGATTATAATTACATTTATATTCACGTCAGTCTCTAAATTGCTCCATGGACAAATTTAACATGAAGAACTTTTATCATTAATGAAGcaaattccaaaaaaaacatGATAAAGTACTTTTTTTTACTATTGACTTGGATGTTAAAAACAGTTTTATCAACAAAGGTTTTAAGTTATAAACTTTCATTACACTGATTTTCTAGTATCCAAAGCAAAACAGGCTAGAAACTACATGTTAATACTTGTACATGCATTTTCCACTTCCCACTAAGATAAAACGACAGGGAAGTGGAAGGCTAATAAAAGGACCTTCCCTAAATCTTACTCTTATAATGCAACACTACATAGTACAGATATAACTGTGATTATGTACATTGTACACCGGTCGACACCTTTCAAGACGTAAACGTACTATCAAGAGTCGAGTTTAAACTACCATAAATTAGTGTGATCATAGAAATCCTTCTTCCAAACTCCATCTCAACAACCTAGTTGTTTCATAGAGTAGATTTTACCAGCCGCAAACGCGACATCACATATGCTAAAAGTTCTTCTCGGTGAGAAAACGTGAAGTCCAGATGAGCGTACTCGAATTCATTGTATGATACCTCCACTCCAgcttctttcatcaaaatataatACTTTCTGACCATTGATGGACGAATGATTTTATCCTTCCGACCCCCAACCAGATCGACTGGAACATCGACAAGATCAAACCACTCCCCCAAATCCAGTGGTTCAGTAGAGCCATAAACCTGCATGTTAGCTTCTGGGTTCCCATAATCAAACATCCTAAACTTTCCAGATCGTTTCATCTGTGCTAAATGAAGAGCCACATAGAATGACACTCCTGGCATGTCATTCATGTTGTAGTGGGGTAAACCTAAGACCCCAATCCAGTTAGAACTGTCTCCTCCAACGACGTAACTCATAAGAGTCTGAACCAAACCACCAACAGCAGGGTAGCTGTGGAAGTCACGGGCCAACTTATTCAACAGCATACGGAAAAATCGAGTAGGTATATAGAAAGCTGGTACTATTTTTACCAAGATGGGGGCCAATGCAAGGAATAGATGCTCAACTAGGGTAAACGCAAGGTTTGAATCATCATGGAAACCAGCTGGTGATAGTAATATGAGCCTTGAGAGTCTATGAGGCTTCTCCTCAATTCGACGTGTGATAGCA harbors:
- the LOC130800450 gene encoding probable glutathione S-transferase isoform X1; translated protein: MSSKEEDLVLLDYWASPFVARVKLALEEKGITNYECLHEDHIMVSKSSLLMEMNPVHKKVPVLIHNGKPVCESLLIVEYIDEVWKHKSPSLMPFHPYDTSQARFWAYTFDKKFPEVLTKLWTQKSEIQQKEKDDFLNFLKMVEGELGDKPYFGGNTFGYCDIALISIYSWFYTFQKFTKLDIQSECPKLIAWGKRCMERDSVKKVVLDEVQIYNYALELRKKYGID
- the LOC130800450 gene encoding probable glutathione S-transferase isoform X2, which gives rise to MSSKEEDLVLLDYWASPFVARVKLALEEKGITNYECLHEDHIMVSKSSLLMEMNPVHKKVPVLIHNGKPVCESLLIVEYIDEFPEVLTKLWTQKSEIQQKEKDDFLNFLKMVEGELGDKPYFGGNTFGYCDIALISIYSWFYTFQKFTKLDIQSECPKLIAWGKRCMERDSVKKVVLDEVQIYNYALELRKKYGID